In Actinomycetota bacterium, the following proteins share a genomic window:
- a CDS encoding isochorismatase family protein — protein MIQYDPRTALIVVDVQNDFADPRGSLYVRRGEEVVPFVNREIERAFDGGASVVYTQDWHPPVTPHFRKDGGIWPVHCVRDTWGAQFHPGLRVAESATIVRKGEDGSDGYSGFSVRHPETGDVRATELEFILRQRSADSLAIAGLATDYCVVETTLDAIRFGHDMTVLVDGVRAVDLRDGDGERALERMRAAGAELD, from the coding sequence GTGATCCAGTACGACCCTCGGACGGCCCTGATCGTCGTCGACGTGCAGAACGATTTCGCCGACCCGAGGGGCAGCCTGTACGTGCGACGCGGCGAGGAGGTCGTTCCGTTCGTGAACCGTGAGATCGAGCGCGCCTTCGATGGCGGCGCGTCGGTCGTGTACACGCAGGACTGGCATCCCCCGGTCACTCCGCACTTCCGGAAAGACGGCGGCATCTGGCCCGTCCACTGCGTTCGAGATACGTGGGGAGCGCAGTTCCACCCGGGACTCCGCGTCGCCGAGAGCGCGACGATCGTTCGCAAGGGTGAGGACGGCAGTGACGGTTACTCCGGGTTCAGCGTGCGCCATCCCGAGACCGGCGACGTCCGCGCGACCGAGCTCGAGTTCATCCTTCGCCAACGAAGCGCCGACTCGCTCGCGATCGCCGGCCTGGCCACGGACTACTGCGTGGTCGAGACGACGCTCGATGCGATCCGATTCGGACACGATATGACGGTGCTCGTCGACGGGGTCCGCGCGGTGGACTTGCGGGACGGCGACGGCGAACGCGCCCTCGAGCGGATGCGCGCAGCCGGAGCGGAGCTGGACTAG
- a CDS encoding response regulator transcription factor yields MNGATIGVLLIDDHVVVREGLRALLERQDGVTVVAEAGSVDDAVALDVRADVVVADLMLPDERGAEVVRRLKQRHPAAAILVLTMVDNPTDVQMCLAAGASGYLLKETASTELVDAVRRVAAGSEYLQPSLGAALARWRDTPGRVRARAIDDLSEREREVLRLIALGHTNAEIASMLFVSVRTVENHRASVMRKLGLRTRAELVRHANEAGVV; encoded by the coding sequence GTGAACGGCGCCACGATCGGCGTGCTCCTGATCGACGACCACGTTGTCGTCCGAGAGGGCTTGCGCGCACTTCTGGAACGACAGGACGGTGTCACCGTCGTGGCCGAGGCCGGTTCGGTCGACGACGCAGTGGCGCTCGACGTCCGTGCCGACGTCGTCGTCGCGGACTTGATGCTTCCGGACGAGCGGGGGGCCGAGGTGGTCCGCCGTCTCAAGCAACGGCACCCGGCCGCCGCGATCCTGGTGCTGACGATGGTGGACAACCCGACGGACGTGCAGATGTGTCTCGCCGCCGGCGCGAGCGGCTACCTCCTGAAGGAGACGGCCTCGACGGAGCTCGTCGACGCGGTTCGGCGCGTCGCTGCTGGCTCGGAATACCTCCAGCCCTCGCTGGGCGCCGCGCTCGCTCGGTGGCGCGACACGCCCGGTCGCGTCCGGGCGCGTGCCATCGACGACCTCAGCGAGCGCGAACGCGAGGTGCTGCGCCTCATCGCGCTCGGGCACACGAACGCCGAGATCGCCTCGATGCTGTTCGTCTCTGTGCGAACCGTCGAGAACCACCGCGCGAGCGTCATGCGCAAGCTCGGCCTTCGCACCCGCGCCGAGCTCGTTCGGCACGCGAACGAGGCCGGGGTCGTCTAG
- a CDS encoding acylphosphatase, whose translation MPTVKRTRVVVSGRVQGVFFRATCARLAREAGVGGYVRNRSDGGVEAAFEGTNDAVDRMVDWCRSGPELARIDEVEAVAEDPVGDISFRVVH comes from the coding sequence ATGCCGACGGTGAAACGAACCCGTGTGGTCGTGTCGGGTCGCGTTCAGGGCGTCTTCTTTCGAGCTACGTGCGCGCGTCTCGCTCGCGAGGCCGGCGTCGGCGGCTACGTGCGGAACCGTTCGGACGGTGGCGTCGAGGCCGCGTTCGAAGGAACGAACGACGCCGTAGACCGGATGGTCGATTGGTGCCGCAGCGGACCGGAGCTCGCTCGTATCGACGAGGTCGAGGCGGTCGCCGAGGACCCCGTCGGGGACATCTCGTTCCGCGTGGTGCACTGA
- the rnc gene encoding ribonuclease III codes for MLGVRFKDAALREIALTHRSYAFENDTHAHNERLEFLGDAVLGIVVTDMAFREFPEMTEGELAKLRAAIVNMGALADVARDLGIGRYVLLGKGEEGSGGRDKSSILADALEALLGAVYLDRGLDAASKLIVRVFRPRMIAYVRGEGGRDYKTILQELASADLHSLPEYRISERGPDHEKEFTATVFLGGRELGSGMGRSKKEAEQEAAHQAYVRLTERDGARRTQSLESHAGATARTDAQPAAVRKKAR; via the coding sequence TTGCTCGGCGTTCGGTTCAAGGACGCCGCGCTGCGCGAGATCGCACTCACGCACCGTTCATACGCGTTCGAGAACGACACGCACGCCCACAACGAACGCCTGGAGTTCCTGGGCGACGCCGTCCTCGGCATCGTCGTCACCGACATGGCGTTTCGTGAGTTCCCCGAGATGACGGAGGGTGAGCTGGCGAAGCTGCGTGCGGCGATCGTGAACATGGGCGCGCTGGCCGACGTCGCACGCGATCTCGGGATCGGGAGGTACGTACTCCTTGGGAAGGGCGAAGAGGGCAGCGGAGGGCGAGACAAGAGCAGCATCCTCGCCGATGCGCTCGAGGCGCTTCTCGGCGCCGTCTACCTGGACCGAGGACTCGACGCGGCAAGCAAGCTGATCGTGCGGGTGTTCAGGCCACGGATGATCGCGTACGTGCGCGGCGAAGGCGGCCGCGATTACAAGACGATCCTTCAGGAGCTGGCGTCGGCGGATCTGCACTCGCTCCCCGAGTACCGCATCAGCGAGCGAGGCCCAGATCACGAGAAGGAGTTCACGGCGACGGTGTTCCTCGGTGGACGGGAGCTCGGGAGCGGCATGGGCCGCTCGAAAAAGGAGGCCGAACAGGAGGCCGCACACCAGGCGTACGTCCGACTGACCGAGCGGGACGGCGCCCGCCGCACCCAGAGCCTGGAATCGCACGCCGGCGCGACGGCGAGGACTGACGCCCAGCCCGCGGCGGTACGGAAGAAGGCGAGGTAA
- a CDS encoding AAA family ATPase, with protein sequence MFLRSLQVRGFKSFADKTTLELAPGVSVIIGPNGSGKSNLVDAISWVLGEQGPRALRGGQMADVIFAGSPQRPALGMAEVKLVIDNSAGLIPVPMTEIEIARTIFRSGDSEYRIGGQVVRLLDVQELLSESGIGRGLHTVVGQGQLEDVLSARPEDRRRYVEEAAGVAKHRKRKERAERKLSGLDQDLLRLKDVQAELRRQLKPLKQQAEVARRHEELTAEADALAVQLAAARLRELLNERESRSGGWQEGLARRTAARERLDSLDARVAAAADDRARAVWALQESEGRLRDAQAAKSAAELELRRAVELESEARETLAAQGSRGARLSSLETEVLGLQRRAADLADEMATRERELDEAERAFLSAAEMRLHVEEERRRALEEAAAHRAEMQTLRRSLASYERERARLEEGIANVRERRTVAERERESLGDEVERLDAETAPLSERRAELERERHSVAAAVETLEQTLRRHEYRRDVLGARLEDLEQTPGRRFITGHKERALGLLGELVRAEKGWERALRAGLGPLSDAVVYADEELAIGDAADGDGATLTIAGGGPTASVLPGERTLLSVVDADASARGLVTTVLADIYLAETLVEATEKHRRHPKASFVTPKGVLLGPAVIRTAAVADSRGAEIRRELNVVEHDLARATSSARPRRERLDAIATEIDELTEQIERSDAMITRAADRIARVDAEIASIAKEDELLSQRLAGLDDAAAAWRDALAAAEPMTHEVPDLPQAPEPPVQARVAVETLRRDRAGVEERLAAARGERDALAGQDEDTFRTTLQTARNERADAEGRLSSAETALEAAASARIAAAEADRAATEEEAESNRLWRDASTELDRLREDYQDEDRLRGDLERRIRDAERLLREGHQREPNDAVAELTEEATVSTIERRAELVQRRLGLLGRVNLLAGGEFEAMQERYDFMQRELDDVRKARRDLLEVIQRVEMEIATTFEAAYRDVAAEFERLIAELFPGGEGRLIATEPGDLLNTGIEIEARPGRKRVKRISLLSGGERALTALAFLFAIFKARPSPFYLMDEVEPALDDINLHRFIKLVEGFAAESQVIIVTHQKRTMEVAGIMYGISMSKDGTSRVLAQRLDQLTDGIETAPTPRGAVVPESNPVG encoded by the coding sequence ATGTTCCTCCGATCCCTGCAGGTCCGAGGCTTCAAGTCGTTCGCCGACAAGACCACGCTGGAACTGGCGCCGGGCGTCTCGGTGATCATCGGCCCCAACGGGTCGGGTAAGTCCAACCTCGTCGACGCGATCAGCTGGGTGCTTGGGGAGCAGGGGCCTCGAGCGCTTCGCGGCGGGCAGATGGCCGACGTGATCTTCGCCGGAAGTCCACAGCGTCCTGCGCTGGGTATGGCCGAGGTGAAGCTGGTGATCGACAACTCCGCCGGGCTGATCCCTGTACCGATGACCGAGATCGAGATCGCTCGCACGATCTTCCGCTCGGGCGACAGCGAGTACCGCATCGGCGGTCAGGTCGTCAGGTTGCTCGACGTGCAGGAGCTGCTCTCCGAGAGCGGCATCGGTCGCGGTCTGCACACCGTCGTCGGGCAAGGTCAGCTGGAGGACGTGCTGTCGGCACGCCCCGAGGACCGACGCCGCTACGTCGAGGAAGCAGCCGGTGTGGCGAAGCATCGCAAACGCAAGGAGCGTGCCGAGCGCAAGCTCAGCGGACTCGATCAAGACCTACTGCGGCTGAAAGACGTCCAGGCCGAGCTGCGGCGGCAACTGAAGCCGCTCAAGCAACAAGCCGAGGTGGCGCGGCGCCATGAGGAGCTCACCGCGGAGGCCGACGCGCTCGCGGTGCAGCTCGCCGCCGCGCGTCTGCGGGAGCTGTTGAACGAGCGCGAGAGCCGGAGCGGCGGATGGCAGGAGGGGCTGGCACGACGTACGGCGGCGCGCGAGCGGCTCGACTCGCTGGATGCGCGGGTCGCCGCAGCGGCGGACGACCGTGCACGCGCGGTGTGGGCGCTCCAGGAATCCGAGGGACGCCTTCGCGACGCGCAGGCGGCGAAGTCCGCAGCCGAGCTCGAGCTGAGGCGCGCGGTGGAGCTCGAGTCAGAGGCACGTGAGACACTTGCGGCGCAAGGTTCTCGGGGAGCACGACTCTCTTCACTCGAGACCGAGGTGCTCGGGCTTCAACGCCGAGCGGCTGACCTGGCCGATGAGATGGCCACGCGCGAACGCGAGCTGGACGAGGCCGAACGCGCGTTCCTCTCCGCGGCCGAGATGAGATTGCATGTCGAAGAGGAGCGGCGCCGCGCCCTCGAGGAGGCGGCGGCGCATCGCGCCGAGATGCAGACGCTCAGGCGCTCGCTCGCGTCGTACGAGCGTGAACGGGCGCGGCTCGAGGAGGGGATTGCGAACGTTCGGGAACGTCGGACGGTCGCCGAACGCGAACGCGAGAGCCTGGGCGACGAGGTCGAGCGCCTCGACGCAGAGACGGCGCCGCTGTCGGAACGGCGCGCCGAGCTCGAACGCGAACGCCACTCAGTGGCGGCGGCGGTGGAAACGCTCGAACAGACGCTGCGGCGTCATGAGTATCGGCGCGACGTGCTCGGTGCGCGGCTGGAGGACCTGGAACAGACGCCGGGCCGGCGCTTCATCACGGGTCACAAGGAGCGCGCGCTCGGTCTGCTCGGCGAGCTCGTCCGCGCGGAGAAGGGATGGGAACGAGCCCTGCGCGCCGGGCTCGGGCCACTGTCGGACGCGGTCGTCTACGCCGACGAGGAGCTTGCGATCGGGGACGCGGCGGACGGAGACGGCGCCACGCTCACCATCGCGGGAGGGGGTCCGACGGCGTCCGTCCTGCCGGGCGAGCGCACCCTGCTGAGCGTCGTCGACGCGGATGCGTCCGCGCGCGGTCTGGTCACGACCGTGCTGGCGGACATCTACCTTGCCGAGACGCTCGTGGAAGCGACCGAGAAGCATCGGAGGCATCCCAAGGCGTCGTTCGTCACGCCGAAAGGGGTCCTACTCGGACCCGCGGTGATCCGGACGGCTGCGGTCGCGGACTCGCGCGGAGCGGAGATCCGGCGGGAGCTGAACGTCGTCGAACACGACCTGGCGCGAGCGACGTCGTCGGCGAGGCCGCGACGCGAACGGCTCGACGCCATCGCCACCGAGATCGACGAGCTGACCGAGCAGATCGAGCGCTCGGACGCGATGATCACGCGAGCCGCGGATCGCATCGCTCGGGTCGACGCGGAGATCGCGTCGATCGCCAAGGAGGACGAGCTCCTCTCGCAACGGCTCGCCGGCCTGGACGACGCGGCAGCGGCGTGGCGCGACGCGCTCGCCGCGGCGGAGCCGATGACGCACGAGGTTCCGGACCTGCCGCAGGCCCCCGAGCCGCCGGTGCAAGCGCGAGTCGCCGTTGAGACGCTTCGACGAGATCGCGCCGGGGTCGAGGAGCGGCTGGCGGCGGCGCGCGGCGAGCGCGACGCGCTCGCCGGGCAGGACGAGGACACCTTCCGGACGACGCTCCAAACCGCTCGGAACGAGCGCGCCGATGCCGAGGGGCGACTCTCGAGCGCCGAGACCGCGCTCGAGGCCGCGGCCTCTGCCCGCATCGCCGCCGCAGAAGCGGACCGCGCAGCCACGGAGGAGGAGGCCGAGTCGAATCGCCTGTGGCGCGACGCGTCGACGGAGCTCGATCGTCTTCGCGAGGACTATCAGGACGAAGATCGGCTCCGCGGTGACCTCGAACGCCGCATCCGGGACGCGGAGCGCCTCTTGCGCGAGGGACACCAGCGCGAGCCGAACGACGCGGTGGCCGAGCTCACCGAGGAAGCCACGGTGTCCACGATCGAGCGGCGAGCGGAGCTCGTTCAGCGACGTCTCGGACTGCTCGGCCGCGTCAACCTGCTCGCGGGCGGCGAGTTCGAGGCGATGCAGGAGCGGTACGACTTCATGCAGCGAGAGCTAGACGACGTTCGCAAGGCGCGGAGAGATCTGCTCGAGGTGATCCAGCGTGTCGAGATGGAGATCGCCACGACGTTCGAGGCGGCGTACCGCGACGTGGCGGCGGAGTTCGAACGGCTGATCGCGGAGTTGTTCCCGGGCGGCGAGGGACGACTCATTGCGACCGAGCCGGGTGACCTGCTGAACACGGGTATCGAGATCGAGGCTCGCCCCGGCCGCAAGCGCGTCAAGCGCATCAGTCTGCTGTCGGGCGGCGAGCGCGCGCTGACCGCGCTGGCGTTCCTGTTCGCGATCTTCAAGGCTCGGCCGAGCCCGTTCTACCTGATGGACGAGGTCGAACCCGCGCTCGACGACATCAACCTGCACCGATTCATCAAGCTGGTGGAGGGCTTCGCCGCCGAGTCGCAGGTCATCATCGTGACGCACCAGAAACGGACGATGGAGGTCGCCGGGATCATGTACGGCATCTCGATGTCGAAGGACGGTACGTCGCGCGTCC
- the mutM gene encoding bifunctional DNA-formamidopyrimidine glycosylase/DNA-(apurinic or apyrimidinic site) lyase: protein MELPEVEVMRRDLEKDVVGRKVATADVRASRNAMRVIRRHGKRKEFTDRVVGRKFTKAERRGKYVLLHMDDGDVLVVHFGMSGQFVRGTKRVPLPQHTHVVITFVQGGDLRFVDPRTFGEMFVTGADELGKVRELQHIAIDPLDHVFTWNAFGGALTQRATKMKQLLMDQKFVSGLGNIYSDEVLFGAGLRYDRLSDSLSSQEVRRLYRAMQEVLQEAIRFRGTTLDDEAYMDLFGKPGEFQNELKVYGRAGLPCRRCRTPIQAVKISGRNAYFCPQCQS from the coding sequence GTGGAACTCCCCGAGGTCGAGGTCATGCGGCGCGACTTGGAAAAGGACGTCGTCGGACGCAAGGTGGCAACGGCCGACGTCCGGGCGTCGAGGAATGCGATGCGCGTGATCCGACGTCACGGAAAGCGCAAGGAGTTCACCGACCGGGTCGTGGGCCGGAAGTTCACCAAGGCCGAGCGCCGCGGTAAGTACGTCCTGCTTCACATGGATGACGGCGACGTCCTCGTCGTGCACTTCGGGATGTCCGGACAGTTCGTGCGCGGCACCAAGCGCGTGCCCCTCCCCCAGCACACACACGTCGTGATCACGTTCGTCCAAGGCGGCGACCTACGCTTCGTCGACCCGCGCACGTTCGGCGAGATGTTCGTGACGGGCGCGGACGAGCTGGGCAAGGTGAGGGAGCTACAGCACATTGCGATCGACCCGCTCGATCACGTCTTCACGTGGAACGCGTTCGGCGGCGCGCTCACGCAGCGCGCGACGAAGATGAAACAGCTGCTCATGGACCAGAAGTTCGTGAGCGGCCTGGGGAATATCTACTCGGACGAAGTGCTGTTCGGCGCAGGTCTGCGATACGACCGGCTCTCCGATTCGCTGTCCTCGCAGGAGGTCCGGCGCCTGTACCGAGCGATGCAGGAGGTGCTGCAGGAGGCGATCCGATTCCGCGGCACGACGCTCGACGACGAGGCGTACATGGATCTGTTCGGCAAGCCGGGGGAGTTCCAGAACGAGTTGAAGGTGTACGGACGGGCCGGGCTCCCGTGCCGCCGGTGTCGAACGCCGATCCAGGCCGTCAAGATCTCGGGGCGGAACGCGTACTTCTGCCCCCAGTGCCAGAGCTGA
- the coaD gene encoding pantetheine-phosphate adenylyltransferase — protein sequence MGLTALCPGTFDPVTNGHLDIIERAAQRFDALIIGVLDNPSKQPLFTAEERVTLLKEVTQGLNNVEVEAFSGLLVEYATQRGADVVVKGLRAVTDFEYEIQMAQMNHSLAGVETLFMTTAPQWSFLSSSLVREVAKLGGEVSGLVPPVVAERLKERFA from the coding sequence ATGGGCTTGACCGCCCTGTGTCCGGGGACGTTCGACCCCGTGACGAACGGTCACCTCGACATCATCGAACGTGCTGCTCAGCGCTTCGACGCGCTGATCATCGGCGTGCTCGACAATCCCTCCAAGCAACCGCTGTTCACCGCGGAGGAGCGCGTCACCCTGCTCAAGGAGGTCACGCAGGGCCTCAACAACGTCGAGGTCGAGGCGTTCTCCGGATTGCTCGTGGAATACGCGACTCAGCGCGGCGCGGACGTCGTCGTCAAGGGCCTCCGCGCGGTGACCGACTTCGAGTACGAGATCCAGATGGCGCAGATGAACCACTCGCTCGCCGGCGTGGAGACGCTGTTCATGACCACAGCGCCGCAGTGGTCGTTCCTGTCGTCCTCCCTGGTGAGGGAGGTCGCGAAGCTGGGCGGAGAAGTGAGCGGCCTCGTTCCTCCCGTCGTCGCCGAGCGCCTCAAGGAGAGGTTCGCGTAG
- a CDS encoding PAS domain S-box protein, with amino-acid sequence MFPRAPTGATPTERAHRFAVRAAFAYALVASMWVVGLDIALHMLLEDPLARSVGIAKEAVFVLASTGVVWLCIRRFRREWQLAQGEVDAADDALRESEHRNRLLVERVPGVVWLNEVDRDDPKRTHCIYVAPQLEELLGYKPDEWMTDDDLWQRVIVEDDREAVLAASDVADETGVLSIEYRARRRDGGIVWIHDEAVLIPADSGRPSQWQGLMVDITPQRVQDAALHELTQSLGGVFSASPLGIIVIESDGRVRHWNPAAEQMFGWTAAEIVGQPLPYLPPDKKQEFADLMRRELAGERIAGFETTRMRKDGSRIDVSLSVAALRDADGEISGMLGVIEDISDRRQAEQDRRRALDRQLRLATRLELLHQVDRDVLAATSIDEMAGQALEHLRRLVPFDGGTVALVDAATGRLTSVAVRHFSDSLGPVPDSATDIPDDVVRELLSHDVLVTDDLQEVDTPTPSAAMARSVGVRSTLSVALKADEGQLGALMLSSMEPGVFDEEAADIASEVGSELAIAFRQALLRDALAERATQLEQLAQERQQMLHRIVRAQEEERERVALELHDGLGQLLTSISLFASDLELEVPPRARPRAVRVTELVRRAIADSRQLVWSLRPPELERLGLVPAVRRLAEDVSVPDVLVDLHEEIGELRLPPESEAVVYRVVQEAVHNAQKHARAEAISIVMRRNDGMLTTLVEDNGRGFDPASIQPGRGLGLIGMRERAELVEGRLVVESATGAGTRIRLEVPIKDAPNVTRTAVPGRVNA; translated from the coding sequence ATGTTCCCTCGGGCACCAACCGGCGCGACGCCCACCGAGCGCGCGCACCGCTTCGCGGTTCGCGCGGCGTTCGCGTACGCCTTGGTCGCTTCGATGTGGGTCGTCGGCCTGGACATCGCGCTGCACATGCTGCTCGAGGATCCCCTGGCGCGCTCGGTCGGCATCGCCAAGGAGGCGGTCTTCGTCCTGGCTTCGACGGGCGTGGTGTGGCTATGTATCCGGCGGTTCAGGCGGGAGTGGCAGCTCGCGCAGGGCGAGGTCGACGCGGCTGATGACGCGTTGCGGGAGTCTGAACATCGGAACCGCCTGCTCGTCGAACGCGTCCCCGGCGTTGTATGGCTGAACGAGGTCGACCGGGACGATCCGAAACGAACGCATTGCATCTACGTTGCCCCGCAGCTCGAGGAGCTCTTGGGCTACAAGCCGGACGAGTGGATGACCGACGACGACCTGTGGCAACGCGTGATCGTCGAGGACGACCGCGAGGCCGTCCTGGCCGCGAGCGATGTCGCGGACGAGACGGGCGTACTGAGCATCGAGTATCGCGCACGCCGACGCGATGGCGGCATCGTCTGGATCCACGACGAGGCCGTTCTGATCCCCGCCGACAGCGGGCGTCCCTCGCAGTGGCAGGGCCTGATGGTCGACATCACGCCGCAACGTGTCCAGGACGCGGCGCTGCACGAGCTCACCCAGTCTCTCGGCGGGGTCTTCAGCGCCTCCCCGCTCGGCATCATCGTCATCGAGTCCGACGGCCGGGTCCGCCACTGGAACCCCGCAGCCGAGCAGATGTTCGGGTGGACCGCGGCGGAGATCGTGGGCCAACCACTGCCGTACCTGCCGCCCGACAAGAAGCAGGAGTTCGCCGACCTGATGAGGCGGGAGCTCGCGGGTGAACGCATCGCGGGGTTCGAGACGACGCGGATGCGCAAGGACGGATCTCGGATCGACGTCAGCCTCTCGGTTGCCGCCCTCCGCGACGCCGACGGTGAGATCTCCGGCATGCTCGGCGTCATCGAGGACATCTCGGACCGGCGGCAGGCCGAGCAGGACAGGCGGCGAGCGCTCGACCGGCAGCTCCGTCTGGCCACGCGGCTGGAGCTGCTGCATCAGGTGGACCGCGACGTCCTGGCGGCGACGTCGATCGACGAGATGGCGGGACAGGCGCTCGAACACCTCCGACGCCTCGTGCCGTTCGATGGGGGAACCGTCGCGCTCGTCGACGCGGCGACCGGAAGGCTCACGTCCGTCGCCGTACGCCACTTCTCCGACTCGCTCGGTCCCGTTCCGGATTCGGCCACCGACATACCGGACGATGTCGTGCGAGAGCTGCTCTCGCACGACGTGCTGGTCACAGACGACCTGCAAGAGGTCGATACCCCGACTCCGTCCGCGGCGATGGCGCGAAGCGTCGGCGTCCGGAGCACGCTCTCCGTGGCGCTCAAGGCGGACGAGGGACAGCTCGGTGCGTTGATGCTCTCGTCGATGGAGCCGGGCGTGTTCGACGAGGAGGCGGCCGACATCGCGTCGGAGGTCGGCTCCGAGCTCGCCATCGCGTTCAGGCAGGCCCTGTTGCGAGACGCGCTGGCGGAACGCGCGACGCAGCTCGAGCAGCTGGCTCAGGAACGGCAACAGATGCTGCACCGCATCGTCCGGGCCCAGGAAGAAGAGCGCGAACGTGTGGCGCTCGAACTCCACGACGGCCTCGGCCAGCTGCTCACGTCGATCTCGCTGTTCGCATCAGACTTGGAGCTGGAGGTCCCGCCGCGAGCGAGGCCCCGCGCCGTTCGCGTGACCGAGCTCGTCCGGCGCGCGATCGCGGACAGCCGTCAGCTCGTGTGGAGCCTCCGCCCACCCGAGCTCGAACGACTCGGCCTCGTACCGGCGGTGCGCCGACTCGCGGAGGACGTCTCCGTCCCGGACGTCCTCGTCGACTTGCACGAGGAGATCGGGGAGCTTCGGCTTCCCCCGGAGTCCGAGGCGGTCGTGTATCGCGTCGTGCAAGAGGCCGTCCACAACGCGCAGAAGCACGCGCGCGCCGAGGCGATCTCGATCGTGATGCGGCGGAACGACGGCATGCTGACGACGCTCGTCGAAGACAACGGCAGGGGGTTCGATCCGGCTTCGATCCAGCCGGGACGGGGACTCGGATTGATCGGCATGCGCGAGCGCGCCGAGCTCGTCGAGGGCAGGCTCGTGGTCGAGTCGGCTACCGGGGCAGGGACCAGGATCCGGCTCGAGGTTCCGATCAAGGATGCGCCGAACGTCACACGCACCGCTGTCCCGGGGAGGGTGAACGCGTGA
- the rsmD gene encoding 16S rRNA (guanine(966)-N(2))-methyltransferase RsmD — protein sequence MRVIAGTAKGVRLASVPSGVRPVSDRAREGLFSSIGADVPGADVLDLYAGTGALGIEALSRGAERATFVEQSRAALRTIHQNLDRTRLAQRAEVVSSEVSGFVIRRSAPARRFDLVLADPPYDADVAAVEGVLEGLSDGWVQAGGAVVLTRGSRSFTPVIPVHWLVARRLEYGDTAVLILREA from the coding sequence GTGCGCGTGATCGCCGGGACCGCGAAGGGCGTCCGGCTCGCGTCCGTTCCGTCGGGAGTTCGGCCCGTCTCCGACCGCGCCAGGGAGGGGCTGTTCTCGAGCATCGGCGCAGACGTCCCCGGCGCCGACGTCCTCGACCTGTATGCCGGAACCGGGGCGCTCGGGATCGAGGCGCTCTCGCGGGGGGCCGAGCGCGCGACGTTCGTCGAGCAGAGCAGGGCCGCCCTCCGCACCATCCACCAGAACCTCGATCGGACCCGCCTGGCCCAACGCGCCGAGGTCGTCTCATCCGAGGTCTCCGGGTTCGTCATCCGAAGGAGCGCTCCGGCCCGCAGGTTCGACCTGGTCCTGGCCGACCCGCCCTACGACGCCGACGTCGCGGCGGTCGAGGGCGTGCTCGAAGGCCTCTCCGACGGGTGGGTGCAGGCCGGCGGGGCGGTCGTTCTCACCCGTGGCTCCAGGAGTTTCACGCCTGTCATTCCAGTACACTGGCTCGTCGCAAGGCGTCTTGAGTACGGGGACACCGCCGTACTGATCCTCCGGGAGGCATAG
- a CDS encoding YceD family protein — protein MMRPIDVRDLIEHPGASKSVRVEEGVPGLHTELADVREDEPIEGDLTLESVLDGIFVHGSISGRFTMRCARCLKEFARDFDLAVEEMFAREPGPEDDYAIDPDLSLDPEPMVRDAVVLEMPFSPLCKPDCLGLCPVCGGDRNLGECPGHDTTDPRWSALAGLLIDAPDVPSDEGAGPSPRHAES, from the coding sequence ATGATGCGCCCCATCGATGTGCGCGACCTGATCGAACACCCCGGCGCCTCGAAGAGCGTTCGCGTCGAGGAGGGCGTTCCCGGTCTGCACACCGAGCTCGCCGACGTCCGCGAGGACGAACCGATCGAGGGTGACCTCACGCTCGAGAGCGTCCTCGACGGGATCTTCGTTCACGGAAGCATCTCCGGGCGGTTCACGATGCGCTGTGCCAGATGTCTGAAGGAGTTCGCACGCGACTTCGATCTCGCGGTCGAGGAGATGTTCGCGCGCGAGCCAGGACCCGAGGACGACTACGCGATCGACCCGGACCTGAGCCTCGACCCCGAGCCCATGGTTCGAGACGCGGTCGTGCTGGAGATGCCGTTCTCGCCGCTGTGCAAGCCGGACTGCCTGGGGCTGTGCCCCGTATGCGGCGGAGACCGCAACCTCGGAGAGTGCCCGGGCCACGACACGACGGATCCGCGGTGGTCCGCGCTCGCCGGACTCCTCATCGACGCGCCGGATGTTCCATCCGACGAGGGCGCAGGCCCATCCCCACGCCACGCCGAAAGCTGA
- the rpmF gene encoding 50S ribosomal protein L32, with protein sequence MPVPKRRQSHTRSAKRKANWKAQPPTYSECPQCHQPKLPHRVCSNCGYYAGRQAVEVE encoded by the coding sequence ATGCCGGTTCCGAAGCGACGCCAGTCCCACACGAGGAGCGCCAAGCGAAAGGCCAACTGGAAGGCGCAACCGCCGACCTACTCGGAGTGCCCGCAGTGCCACCAGCCGAAGCTTCCGCACCGCGTCTGCTCGAACTGCGGCTACTACGCAGGGCGCCAAGCGGTGGAGGTCGAGTGA